The following coding sequences lie in one Bacillota bacterium genomic window:
- a CDS encoding amidohydrolase family protein gives MRTIIKASNLIDGTGRQPMHDMCVIIEGPRITGIEPASFAGGLQGSSEVRVMEFEGMTVMPGLIDCHVHLDLHASADVYREKDEPDAYRTLKAAANATCTLEAGFTTLRDMGARNYIDISLRRAIEEGMIRGPRLVVSGRIISMSAAGNEYYQGMYHEADGPAEVLKAVRLQLKAGADVVKMMGTGAVMTPGEDPGAPQFNEEEIRAAVVEAEKAGKRVAVHAHGAQGMKNALRAGAHTIEHGSLLDDETIDMLLSRNAFLVPTLCIFDCMIQKGAEGGVPGFMIQKAKWVRDRAYENYLKACEAGVRVAMGTDAGTPVNPHGGNAGEMVLRAQLGTRSLEVIQQATRVAAEALGLDHVLGTLEPGKLADILVLSGDPLEEISVLASGVHAVFKEGAILYQSP, from the coding sequence GTGCGAACCATAATAAAGGCCTCCAATCTCATCGACGGAACCGGGCGGCAGCCCATGCATGACATGTGTGTCATCATCGAAGGACCCAGAATCACCGGGATTGAGCCGGCTTCCTTCGCCGGTGGCCTCCAGGGGAGTAGCGAGGTAAGGGTCATGGAGTTTGAGGGTATGACGGTCATGCCCGGCCTCATCGACTGCCACGTCCACCTGGACCTCCATGCCTCCGCTGATGTCTACCGGGAAAAGGACGAACCCGACGCATACCGGACGCTCAAGGCTGCGGCCAACGCCACGTGTACCCTGGAGGCGGGGTTCACGACCCTCCGGGACATGGGAGCAAGGAACTACATAGACATCAGCCTCAGACGAGCCATAGAAGAGGGCATGATAAGGGGGCCTCGGCTGGTTGTGAGCGGGCGGATCATTTCGATGAGCGCCGCAGGGAACGAGTACTACCAAGGCATGTACCATGAGGCCGACGGACCGGCTGAGGTGCTAAAGGCGGTTCGCCTGCAGCTGAAGGCTGGGGCTGACGTGGTCAAGATGATGGGCACCGGGGCGGTCATGACGCCCGGGGAGGACCCGGGAGCGCCGCAGTTCAACGAGGAGGAGATCAGGGCCGCCGTGGTGGAGGCTGAAAAGGCTGGCAAGCGGGTGGCGGTTCACGCCCATGGGGCCCAGGGCATGAAGAATGCCCTGAGGGCAGGTGCCCATACTATAGAGCACGGTTCCCTCTTGGACGATGAAACCATAGACATGCTGCTGTCGCGGAATGCGTTTCTCGTTCCTACCCTCTGCATATTCGACTGCATGATACAGAAGGGTGCGGAGGGAGGAGTCCCCGGGTTCATGATACAGAAGGCCAAGTGGGTCAGGGACCGGGCCTACGAGAACTACCTGAAGGCATGCGAGGCGGGAGTCCGGGTAGCCATGGGAACGGATGCCGGCACACCGGTGAACCCCCACGGGGGTAACGCAGGCGAGATGGTACTCCGAGCCCAGCTGGGCACCCGCTCGCTGGAGGTCATCCAGCAGGCAACCCGTGTCGCCGCCGAGGCCCTTGGCCTTGACCACGTGCTTGGCACGCTTGAACCCGGGAAACTGGCGGATATCCTGGTCTTGTCAGGCGATCCCCTGGAGGAAATCTCGGTGCTTGCCTCGGGTGTTCACGCAGTGTTTAAGGAAGGGGCTATCCTCTACCAGAGTCCCTGA
- a CDS encoding class I SAM-dependent methyltransferase — protein MNEQAQEKLARSLTSNTVDIIPFLPYLLQDLWELGSSPSEMLSLIQSHIRLDEDAYVLDLGCGKGAVSIQLAKGLKCLFKGIDLIPDFVEYAREKAKEYDVSSLCEFEVGDIAEAVKKERCYDLVIYGAVGDVLPGRFNTLKALADTVKPGGHILIDDAYLPEKHKDGLRFQCEYPTLHEWKTFISEAGLEFIAHHVLHAENPKNAQDLMNIKRRAGELSRAYPAKREMFAQYVLNQQDEYEDLESHLVGVVFLLARGKAR, from the coding sequence ATGAATGAGCAGGCTCAGGAGAAGCTGGCAAGGTCCCTCACCTCGAATACGGTTGATATCATCCCGTTTCTTCCTTATTTGCTGCAGGATTTATGGGAGCTTGGCAGTTCCCCCAGCGAAATGCTGAGCCTGATTCAAAGCCACATCCGGCTTGACGAAGATGCTTATGTTCTGGATTTGGGCTGTGGCAAAGGTGCGGTGTCCATCCAGCTTGCTAAAGGGCTCAAATGCCTTTTCAAAGGCATCGACCTTATTCCCGACTTCGTCGAATATGCAAGAGAGAAGGCAAAGGAATATGATGTCTCTTCACTCTGCGAATTTGAGGTTGGGGACATAGCGGAAGCGGTTAAAAAAGAACGGTGCTACGATTTGGTAATCTACGGTGCAGTCGGAGACGTTCTTCCTGGGCGCTTTAATACCTTAAAGGCGCTGGCAGACACCGTCAAGCCGGGTGGGCATATCCTGATAGATGACGCCTATTTGCCCGAGAAACACAAGGACGGGCTCCGCTTCCAATGTGAATACCCCACGCTCCATGAGTGGAAAACCTTCATCAGCGAAGCGGGACTGGAGTTCATTGCCCACCATGTGCTCCATGCGGAGAATCCCAAAAACGCGCAGGACCTAATGAACATCAAACGCCGTGCCGGTGAACTGAGTAGAGCTTATCCGGCCAAGAGGGAGATGTTTGCCCAGTATGTGTTGAATCAGCAAGACGAGTACGAAGATCTGGAAAGTCACCTCGTGGGTGTGGTATTTTTGCTGGCCAGGGGAAAGGCTCGATGA